The Desertifilum tharense IPPAS B-1220 DNA segment AGTCTATTGGAGCGTTGAGCAGACGTGGCTGCGCCTGTGGATGCTGTTGGTGGCGAGTTTGGTGTTTTACTCGTCTTTACAGCCGCAATACGTGCCGCTGTTGGTGGCGATCGCCTTCGTCAATTTTCGCTTAGGCTGCGATATGGGGACGGATGTGAAGCGCAAGGATATCCCGGAAAAGGTGTGGCGTTCCGGACAACCCGACTGGAACCGCCGTCGCCTGGTGTTATTGTGTTTTGGGATTGCACTGAATGTGCTGCTGTTGTTGGGGTTTAAGTATATCCCGTTTATTTTAACCACGGTGGGGACGGTTGCCGATTTACCCGGCGCGATCGCTTCTGCTCAATGGATTAGCACCAACTGGATCGCGCCTTTGGGGTTAAGCTTCTTTTGTTTTGAATCGATTGCTTATTTAATCGATGTTTATCGAGGCGCGCCAGCTAGCCGCCAGTTTCTAGAGTATGTCACCTATAAGCTGTTTTTCCCGAAGCTGATTTCTGGCCCAATCACGCGCTATCACCAACTTTCTACCCAACTCAAGACGCTCACCTTCCCAACAACGGAAAAAATTGCCGAAGGGTTATGGTTAATTGCCTTTGGTGCAGCGAAAAAAGCGCTAATTGCCGATCGTCTCGGTATTTTTGTGGATTTAAGTTTTGATAATCTTCTGAGAGCCGGAAGCGTAGATTTATGGCTGGCGACTTTTGCCTATGGATTGCAGCTTTATCTCGATTTTAGCGGCTACGTTGATATCGTCCGAGGAAGTGCCTTACTTTTGGGGTTAAATCTCCCAGAAAACTTCGATTATCCCTATTTTTCTCGAAGTATTGCGGATTTCTGGCGACGCTGGCATATGACGCTCGGTGATTGGCTGCGAAATTACCTT contains these protein-coding regions:
- a CDS encoding MBOAT family protein, which encodes MTFPSILYGVFLLSVCGVYWSVEQTWLRLWMLLVASLVFYSSLQPQYVPLLVAIAFVNFRLGCDMGTDVKRKDIPEKVWRSGQPDWNRRRLVLLCFGIALNVLLLLGFKYIPFILTTVGTVADLPGAIASAQWISTNWIAPLGLSFFCFESIAYLIDVYRGAPASRQFLEYVTYKLFFPKLISGPITRYHQLSTQLKTLTFPTTEKIAEGLWLIAFGAAKKALIADRLGIFVDLSFDNLLRAGSVDLWLATFAYGLQLYLDFSGYVDIVRGSALLLGLNLPENFDYPYFSRSIADFWRRWHMTLGDWLRNYLYFPLGGSRLGLVRTCLNLLTIMLIAGIWHGAAWGFIVWGILHGLALVIHRLTEALSKRQESLQNWWQSIPGTLCAWGITQVMVFVSWIFFRLPNLRESTWAIAHLFGHSADPQYVQKVYLETMGLNPLQFGLLLWLLVGLMAIVYTVHRQLKLQLNWPLKLFLVPVCLYAVWQLAPQGGLPYIYFDF